The following proteins come from a genomic window of Montipora foliosa isolate CH-2021 chromosome 2, ASM3666993v2, whole genome shotgun sequence:
- the LOC137991860 gene encoding uncharacterized protein, which produces MSITKDEVSHLITSNNQQMMDSFKALLQDTVGQIKRANEDAADLQMREIKKLKHSEAHKFKRKANEDQYKFNLKLGETLVNAKSAAQNLQLEKVKSELDEGEKLLLERQKHILVADKSESGWFTVEEHKKHDLAEDSDDERWIFSAERRARASLSTLRKKRSSSFAASRRSSLVRPSAPATSSASFQQQPQVIQSLVPSSFTVRRPNMGSCFACGKPGHWRSTCPVMAKQQPPPASK; this is translated from the coding sequence ATGTCGATCACCAAGGACGAAGTTTCGCATCTGATTACATCTAACAACCAGCAGATGATGGATTCTTTTAAGGCCCTGTTACAAGACACCGTGGGTCAAATTAAACGTGCCAACGAGGACGCCGCCGACCTCCAAATGAGGGAGATTAAAAAGCTGAAACACTCTGAGGCCCACAAATTTAAACGGAAAGCCAACGAAGATCAATACAAGTTTAATCTGAAATTAGGAGAGACACTCGTCAACGCCAAGTCCGCTGCGCAGAATTTGCAGCTTGAAAAAGTCAAATCTGAATTAGATGAAGGTGAGAAGTTACTGCTCGAACGCCAAAAACACATCCTTGTCGCTGATAAATCGGAGTCAGGTTGGTTTACCGTAGAAGAACACAAGAAGCATGATCTGGCGGAAGATTCTGACGATGAGAGGTGGATTTTCAGTGCCGAGCGCCGCGCCCGAGCGAGTTTGTCCACTCTGAGAAAGAAGAGAAGCAGCTCTTTTGCCGCGAGTAGAAGATCTTCGCTTGTACGCCCGTCGGCTCCCGCTACTTCATCGGCCAGCTTTCAACAACAACCCCAAGTCATTCAGTCTCTTGTGCCCTCTTCGTTTACTGTTCGGCGTCCCAATATGGGCAGTTGTTTCGCTTGCGGTAAACCTGGGCATTGGCGTTCTACCTGTCCGGTGATGGCTAAACAACAGCCTCCCCCAGCTTCAAAGTGA